Proteins from one Triplophysa dalaica isolate WHDGS20190420 chromosome 6, ASM1584641v1, whole genome shotgun sequence genomic window:
- the pnkd gene encoding probable hydrolase PNKD has protein sequence MALPDWTVYLLCVASVCGGVFICRVINCARKTPWKKTRIAELMARTEKPLFWIAYSLYTRTQLGYMFHKRQIRKARERYPSGHSRTQPTTINGIKIIPVPILSDNYSYVVIDTASNLAVVVDPADPQPVQACLEEEGVTLQAVLCTHKHWDHSGGNRALKRRYSSCRVYGSAMDNIPGLTHPLSDKDTIGFGTQLQFRAFFTPGHTVGHMIYLLDGRAIGGPSSLFSGDLVFLSGCGRMFEGNALTMLSSLDTVGSLNDNTLLWPGHEYAEANLLFAAEVEPNNVVREQKLQWVLQQRGQRFCTCPSTLAEEKQYNPFLRSHAQDLHRALGLQQKQDEDWTSYRARVFEELRRRKDIYKGR, from the exons ATGGCGCTTCCAGACTGGACTGTGTATTTGCTTTGCGTTGCTTCGGTGTGTGGAGGTGTGTTCATTTGCCGTGTTATTAATTGTGCCCGAAAAACTCCATGGAAAAAAACTCGAATCGCTGAACTAATGGCTCGCACAGAGAAACCACTCTTCTGGATAGC GTACTCTCTTTATACACGGACCCAACTCGGGTATATGTTCCATAAGAGGCAGATAAGGAAAGCAAGAGAGCGATACCCCTCCGGCCATTCCAGAACTCAACCCACTACAATAAACG GTATCAAAATAATACCAGTACCTATCCTATCAGACAACTACAGCTATGTGGTCATTGACACGGCATCGAATCTGGCAGTTGTGGTGGACCCTGCCGACCCCCAGCCGGTTCAG GCATGCCTAGAAGAAGAGGGAGTGACGTTGCAAGCTGTTctctgcacacacaaacactg GGACCACAGTGGAGGGAACAGGGCTTTGAAGAGACGCTACAGTTCCTGCCGAGTGTATGGGAGTGCTATGGACAACATTCCAGGACTTACACA TCCACTCTCAGACAAAGACACAATAGGTTTCGGCACTCAGCTCCAGTTCAGGGCCTTTTTCACTCCTGGGCACACAGTGGGTCACATGATCTACCTGCTTGATGGCCGGGCGATCGGTGGCCCCAGCAGCCTATTTTCAGGGGACCTGGTGTTCCTCTCCGGATGTG GGAGAATGTTTGAGGGTAATGCCTTAACAATGTTGTCATCTCTGGACACAGTGGGATCACTAAATGATAACACTCTGCTTTGGCCTG GACACGAGTATGCAGAAGCTAATTTGTTGTTTGCTGCTGAGGTGGAGCCCAATAATGTGGTGCGGGAGCAGAAGTTACAGTGGGTGCTGCAACAGAGGGGGCAGAGATTTTGCACG TGTCCATCCACTCTGGCAGAGGAGAAACAGTACAATCCTTTCCTACGAAGCCACGCCCAGGATCTCCACCGGGCTCTGGGCCTACAGCAGAAGCAAGATGAAGACTGGACTTCCTACCGCGCCCGTGTTTTCGAGGAGTTGCGCAGACGCAAGGACATTTATAAGGGCCGATAA